One stretch of Rhinolophus ferrumequinum isolate MPI-CBG mRhiFer1 chromosome 3, mRhiFer1_v1.p, whole genome shotgun sequence DNA includes these proteins:
- the DST gene encoding dystonin isoform X21: MHSSSYSYHSSDSAFSNTTSTRTSLDSNENFLSVNCGPTLINSCISFGNESIDGHRLEMLQQIANRVQRDSVICEDKLILARNALQSDSKRLESGVQFQNEAEIAGYILECENLLRQHVIDVQILIDGKYYQADQLVQRVAKLRDAIMALRNECSSVYSKGRMLTTEQTKLMISGITQSLNSGFAQTLNPSLNSGLTQSLTPSLTPSSVTSGLSSGLTSRLTPSLTPAYTPAFPGLVPNFNSGVEANSLQTLKLMQIRKPLLKSSLLDQNLTEEEINMKFVQDLLNWVDEMQVQLDRTEWGSDLPSVESHLENHKNVHRAIEEFESSLKEAKISEIQMTAPLKLTYAEKLHRLESQYAKLLNTSRNQERHLDTLHNFVSRATNELIWLNEKEEEEVAYDWSERNTNIARKKDYHAELMKELEQKEENIKSVQEIAEQLLLENHPARLTIEAYRAAMQTQWSWILQLCQCVEQHTKENTAYFEFFNDAKEATDYLRNLKDAIQRKYSCDRSSSIHKLEDLVQESMEEKEELLQYKSTVASLMGRAKTVIQLKPRNPDCPLKTSIPIKAICDYRQIEITIYKDDECVLANNSHRAKWKVISPTGNEAMVPSVCFTVPPPNKDAVDFANRIEQQYQSVLTLWHETHVNMKSVVSWHYLVNEIDRIRASNVASIKTMLPGEHQQVLSNLQSRFEDFLEDSQESQIFSGSDITQLEKEVNVCKQYYQELLKSAEREEQEESVYNLYISEVRNIRLRLENCEDRLIRQIRTPLERDDLHESVFRITEQEKLKKELERLKDDLGTITNKCEEFFSQAAASPSVPTLRSELSVVIQNMNQVYSMSSMYIEKLKTVNLVLKNTQAAESLVKLYETKLCEEEAVIADKNNIENLISTLKQWRSEVDENREVFHALEDELQKAKAISDEMFKTYKERDLDFDWHKEKADQLVERWQNIHVQIDNRLRDLEGIGKSLKYYRDTFHPLDDWIQQVEMTQRKIQENQPENSKTLATQLNQQKMLVSEIEMKQSKMDECQKYAEQYSTTVKDYELQTMTYRAMVDSQQKSPVKRRRMQSSADLIIQEFMDLRTRYTALVTLMTQYIKFAGDSLKRLEEEEIKRCKETSDHGAYSDLLQRQKATMTENSKLTGKISELEKMVAELKKQKSRVEEELPKVKEAAENELRKQQRNVEDIALQKIRAESEAKQYRRELETIVREKEAAQRELERVRRLTAEAEAKRAAVEENLLNFRNQLEENTFTRRTLEDHLKRKDSSLNDLEQQKNKLMEELRRKRDSEEELLKLVKQMEKDLSSQKQIAEKQLKEKQKIELEARRRITEIQYSCRENTLPTGAVTQKEHDQQKAEELKQQVDELTVANRKAETHMRELKYELNALQLEKTSSEEKARLLKEKLDETNNTLKCLKLELERKHLVEEGYSQQLRELGRQLNQTTDKAEEVMQEANDLKKIKHNYEVELESLQQEKGKLQREVDRITRTHAIAERNIQHLNAQDNSFWDKKEFSNERMQFCQRKSDHLKEQFEKSHAQLLQNIKAEKENDDKIQKLNEELEKSNKCAEMLKQKVDELTRQNNETRLVMQRIQAESTNVVLEKQAIQQRCETLKIQADGFKDQLRNTNEHLHKQTKTEQDFHKKIRCLEEDLARSQNLVSEFKQKCDKQNIIIQNTEKEVRNLNAELNASKQEKRLGEQKVQLQQAQVQELNNRLKKVQDELYLKTIEEQMTHRKLVLFQEESDKFKRSAEEFRKKMEKLMDSKVITENDISGIKLDFVSLQRENCRAQENAKLCETNIRELERQLQQYREQIQQGQNVEANHYQKCKKLEEELVAQKREVENLKQKMDQQIKEQEHQLVLLQCEIQKKSPAKDCTFKPDFEVAGEGKNSGDLPSRITGQLHRTARSPLLRWAQEPQQLEEKWQHQVVEQIPKKPKCWLSGAPPEKEKSQECYSEYFSQTSTELQITFDEKNPISRLSEIEKIRDQALYRPPVRCHDDKCEMNLVKLLAPLEIAKNKQYDMHTEVTTLKQERKPVSSNEEWILGGCRASGGFKRDFLKKGLESETFQNFDGDHACSVRDEEFKFQGLRHTVTARQLVEAKLLDMKTIEQLRLGLKTVEEVQKTLSKFLTKTTSIAGLYLESTKEKISFSSAAKKIIIDKMIALAFLEAQAATGFIIDPTSGQTYSVEDAILKGVIDPEFKIRLLEAEKAALGYSHSSKTLSVFQAMENRMLDRQKGKHILEAQIASGGVIDPVRGIRIPPEVALQQGLLNNAILQFLHEPSSNTRVFPNPNNKHALYYSELLQMCVFDVDCQCFLFPFGERNISNLNVAKTHKVSVVDTKTGAELTAYEAFQRNLIEKSTYLELSGQQYQWREATFFEAYGHPSHMLTDAKTGLQFNMDEAVEQGTVDQALVKKYQEGLVTLTELADALLSRLVPKKDQHSPIAGYWLTTSGERICVLKASRRNLIDRITGLRCLEAQVSTGGIIDPLTGKRYRVAEALHRGLVDEGFAQQLRQCELVITGIGHPVTKKVMSVMEAVNANIISKEMGIRCLEFQYLTGGLLEPQGHSRLSIEEALQVGIIDVFLATKLKDQKSYVRNIICPQTKRKLTYKEALEKADFDFHTGLKLLEVSEPLTTGISSLYYSS; encoded by the exons ATGCACAGCAGTAGTTACAGTTACCATAGCAGTGATTCTGCGTTTAGTAACACAACTAGTACTCGAACCAGTCttgattcaaatgaaaattttctctcCGTTAATTGTGGTCCAACACTGATCAACTCTTGCATTAGCTTCGGCAATgaatccattgatggacacag gtTGGAAATGTTGCAGCAGATCGCCAACCGAGTTCAGCGGGACAGTGTCATCTGTGAAGACAAACTGATACTTGCCCGAAATGCTCTCCAGTCT gaCTCTAAAAGATTAGAATCAGGGGTGCAGTTTCAGAATGAAGCAGAAATTGCCGGGTATATACTTGAATGTGAGAACCTTTTACGCCAGCATGTAATTGATGTACAGATTCTTATTGATGGAAAATATTACCAGGCAGATCAGTTGGTACAGAG ggTTGCAAAACTGCGCGATGCAATTATGGCCTTAAGGAATGAATGTTCCTCAGTGTACAGCAAAGGACGCATGCTGACAACAGAACAGACAAAGCTCATGATATCAGGAATTACTCAAAGTTTAAACTCAGGATTTGCACAGACCTTAAACCCCAGTCTGAACTCAGGGCTGACCCAGAGTTTAACGCCTTCCCTGACCCCTTCTAGTGTGACCTCAGGCCTGTCATCAGGTCTGACCTCCCGCCTGACTCCATCCCTCACTCCAGCTTATACACCTGCTTTCCCAGGATTAGTTCCAAATTTCAATTCAGGAGTAGAGGCAAATTCATTGCAAACCCTGAAGTTGATGCAGATCCGAAAACCCCTTCTAAAGTCGTCTTTGTTGGATCAGAATTTAACTGAAGAggaaattaacatgaaatttgTTCAGGATCTTTTGAATTGGGTTGATGAGATGCAG GTGCAGTTGGACCGTACTGAATGGGGATCAGATTTGCCAAGTGTTGAAAGCCATTtagaaaatcacaaaaatgttCACCGAGCTATTGAAGAATTTGAATCTAGCCTTAAAGAAGCTAAAATCAGTGAG ATCCAAATGACGGCACCTCTTAAACTAACTTATGCAGAGAAGTTGCACAGATTAGAGAGTCAGTATGCAAAACTCTTG AATACATCCAGGAATCAGGAACGACACCTTGATACTCTCCATAATTTTGTATCTCGTGCAACTAATGAACTTATTTGgttgaatgaaaaagaagaagaggaagttgCTTATGACTGGAGTGAAAGAAATACCAACATAGCTCGAAAAAAAGATTACCATGCT GAATTAATGAAAGAACttgaacagaaggaagaaaatattaaatcagtTCAGGAGATAGCAGAGCAGCTACTTTTGGAAAATCACCCAGCACGCTTAACTATTGAG gCCTACCGAGCGGCCATGCAGACACAGTGGAGCTGGATCTTACAGCTCTGCCAGTGTGTGGAGCAGCACACAAAGGAAAACACCGCCTATTTTGAG TTTTTCAATGATGCCAAAGAAGCTACTGATTACTTAAGGAACCTGAAAGATGCCATTCAGCGGAAGTACAGCTGTGATAGATCAAGCAGCATTCACAAGCTGGAAGACCTTGTTCAGGAATCAATG gaagagaaagaagaacttTTACAGTATAAAAGCACAGTGGCAAGCCTGATGGGGAGAGCAAAAACAGTAATTCAGCTGAAGCCAAGGAATCCTGACTGTCCACTTAAAACCTCTATTCCGATCAAAGCCATCTGTGACTACAGACAAATTGAG ATAACCATTTATAAAGATGATGAATGTGTTTTGGCGAACAACTCTCATCGTGCCAAATGGAAGGTCATTAGCCCTACTGGGAATGAAGCGATGGTCCCATCTGTGTGCTTTACAGTTCCTCCACCAAACAAAGACGCGGTCGACTTTGCAAACAG AATTGAGCAACAGTATCAGAGTGTCCTAACTCTTTGGCATGAGACTCACGTTAACATGAAGAGTGTGGTATCCTGGCATTATCTCGTCAATGAAATTGATAGAATTCGAGCTAGCAATGTGGCTTCA ATAAAGACAATGTTACCAGGTGAACATCAGCAAGTTCTGAGTAATCTACAGTCTCGTTTTGAAGATTTTCTGGAAGATAGCCAGGAATCCCAAATATTTTCAGGCTCAGATATAACACAACTGGAAAAGGAAGTTAATGTGTGTAAACAGTACTATCAAGAACTTCTTAAATCTGCAGAAAGAG AGGAGCAAGAGGAATCTGTTTATAATCTCTACATCTCTGAAGTAAGAAACATTAGACTTCGTTTAGAGAACTGTGAAGATCGGTTGATTAGACAGATCCGAACTCCGCTAGAACGAGATGATTTGCATGAAAGCGTGTTCAGGATTACAGAGCAGGAG AAACTAAAGAAAGAGCTGGAGCGTCTTAAAGATGATTTGGGAACGATCACaaataaatgtgaagaatttTTTAGTCAAGCAGCAGCCTCTCCATCAGTTCCGACTTTACGATCTGAGCTCAGTGTGGTCATTCAGAACATGAACCAAGTCTATTCTATGTCTTCCATGTACATAGAGAA GTTGAAAACTGTTAATTTGGTGTTAAAAAACACTCAAGCTGCAGAATCCCTTGTAAAACTCTATGAAACTAAACTGTGTGAAGAAGAAGCAGTTATAgcagacaaaaataatattgagaatCTAATAAGTACTTTAAAG CAATGGAGATCTGAAGTAGATGAAAACAGAGAGGTATTCCATGCATTAGAGGATGAGTTGCAGAAAGCAAAAGCCATCAGTgatgaaatgtttaaaacatataaagaacgGGACCTTGATTTTGACTGGCACAAAGAAAAAGCAGATCAATTAGTTGAAAGGTGGCAAAATATTCATGTTCAGATTGACAACAG GTTACGGGACTTAGAAGGCATTGGCAAATCGCTGAAGTACTACAGAGATACCTTTCACCCTTTAGATGATTGGATCCAACAAGTTGAAATGACTCAGAGAAAGATTCAGGAAAATCAGCCTGAAAATAGTAAAACCCTAGCCACACAGTTGAATCAACAAAAG ATGCTGGTGTCCgaaatagaaatgaaacagagCAAAATGGATGAGTGTCAAAAATATGCAGAACAGTACTCAACTACAGTGAAG GACTACGAATTACAAACAATGACCTACAGGGCCATGGTAGATTCACAACAAAAATCTCCAGTGAAACGCAGAAGAATGCAGAGCTCTGCAGATCTCATTATTCAAGAG TTCATGGACCTACGGACGCGGTATACTGCTCTGGTCACCCTCATGACACAATATATTAAATTTGCTGGTGATTCATTGAAGAGGCTGGAAGAGGAAGAG ATTAAAAGGTGTAAGGAGACTTCTGATCATGGGGCATATTCAGATCTGCTTCAGCGTCAGAAGGCAACAATGACTGAGAATAGCAAACTTACAGGAAAGATAAGTGAACTGGAGAAAATGGTAGCTgaactaaagaaacaaaagtctCGAGTAGAGGAAGAGCTTCCGAAGGTCAAGGAAGCTGCGGAAAATGAATTGAGAAAGCAGCAGCGAAATGTGGAAGACATCGCTCTGCAGAAAATCAGGGCTGAAAGTGAAGCCAAGCAGTACCGCAGGGAACTGGAGACCATtgtgagagagaaggaagctgCGCAGCGGGAGCTGGAGCGAGTCAGGCGGCTCACGGCAGAGGCTGAGGCCAAAAGAGCAGCTGTGGAAGAAAACCTTCTGAATTTCCGGAACCAGTTAGAGGAAAACACCTTCACCAGAAGAACACTGGAAGATcatcttaaaagaaaagattCAAGTCTCAATGACTTGgagcaacaaaaaaataagttaatggaAGAATTAAGAAGAAAGCGAGACAGTGAAGAAGAACTCTTGAAGCTGGTGAAGCAGATGGAAAAGGATCTATCATCCCAGAAACAGATCGCAGAGAAACAgttgaaagaaaagcagaaaattgaATTGGAAGCGAGGAGAAGAATAACTGAAATTCAGTATTCGTGCAGAGAAAACACATTGCCAACTGGTGCCGTCACACAGAAAGAGCACGACCAGCAGAAAGCAGAAGAACTCAAACAGCAGGTAGATGAACTAACAGTCGCCAATAGAAAGGCTGAAACACACATGAGAGAGCTGAAGTATGAACTGAATGCCCTCCAGCTTGAGAAAACTTCATCTGAGGAAAAGGCTCGCCTgctaaaagaaaaactagatgaAACAAACAATACACTCAAGTGCCTTAAGTTAGAGTTGGAAAGGAAACATCTGGTAGAGGAAGGGTATTCTCAGCAGCTCAGAGAACTGGGTCGGCAATTGAACCAAACCACAGACAAAGCCGAAGAAGTCATGCAAGAAGCTAATGAccttaagaaaataaagcacaatTATGAAGTAGAATTAGAATCCCTTCAACAAGAAAAAGGGAAACTGCAACGAGAAGTAGACAGAATCACCAGGACACATGCTATAGCTGAGAGGAATATTCAGCACTTAAATGCACAAGATAACTCTTTTTGGGATAAGAAGGAATTCTCTAATGAAAGAATGCAGTTCTGTCAGAGAAAATCAGATCATCTAAAAGAACAATTTGAGAAAAGCCATGCACAGCTGCTTCAAAATATTaaagctgagaaagaaaatgatgataaaatcCAAAAGCTTAATGAAGAATTGGAGAAAAGTAATAAGTGTGCAGAAATGTTGAAACAAAAAGTAGATGAGCTTACTAGGCAGAACAATGAAACCAGATTGGTGATGCAGAGAATTCAGGCAGAATCGACGAATGTGGTTTTAGAGAAACAAGCGATCCAGCAAAGATGTGAAACACTGAAAATTCAGGCAGATGGTTTTAAAGATCAGCTCCGCAACACAAATGAGCACTTGCACAAACAGACGAAAACAGAACAGGATTTCCATAAAAAAATTAGATGCCTAGAAGAAGACCTGGCCAGAAGTCAAAACTTAGTAAGTGAATTTAAGCAAAAGTGTGACAAGCAGAACATTATTATCCAGAATACTGAGAAGGAGGTTAGAAATCTGAATGCTGAGCTGAACGCTTCCAAACAGGAAAAGCGACTGGGGGAGCAGAAAGTGCAGCTACAACAAGCTCAGGTGCAAGAGTTAAATAACAGGTTGAAAAAGGTACAAGATGAACTGTACTTAAAAACCATAGAGGAGCAGATGACCCACAGAAAGCTGGTTCTGTTTCAGGAAGAATCTGATAAATTCAAACGTTCGGCAGAGGAGTTTcggaaaaagatggaaaaattaatGGATTCCAAAGTTATCACTGAAAATGATATTTCAGGCATCAAGCTTGACTTTGTATCTCTTCAGCGAGAAAACTGCAGAGCTCAAGAGAATGCTAAGCTCTGTGAAACAAATATTAGAGAACTTGAAAGGCAGCTTCAACAATATCGTGAGCAAATCCAACAAGGGCAGAATGTGGAAGCAAATCATTACCAAAAATGTAAGAAACTTGAAGAGGAGCTGGTAGCCCAGAAACGTGAAGTTGAAAACCTGAAGCAAAAAATGGATCAACAGATAAAGGAACAGGAACATCAATTAGTTTTGCTCCAGTGTGAAATCCAAAAAAAGAGCCCAGCCAAAGACTGTACCTTCAAACCAGATTTTGAGGTGGCAGGGGAGGGTAAAAACTCTGGAGACCTCCCTTCTAGGATCACAGGACAGCTTCACCGAACGGCCAGATCTCCTCTGCTGAGATGGGCTCAAGAACCACAGCAATTGGAAGAAAAGTGGCAACATCAGGTTGTTGAGCAGATACCCAAGAAACCCAAGTGCTGGCTGTCAGGGGCTCcaccagagaaagagaaaagccaggAGTGTTACTCTGAGTATTTTTCTCAAACGAGCACTGAATTACAGATAACTTTTGATGAGAAAAACCCGATTTCAAGACTATCGGAAATAGAGAAGATAAGAGATCAAGCCCTGTACAGACCACCTGTTAGATGTCATGATGACAAATGTGAAATGAACCTGGTGAAGCTTTTGGCACCCTTAGAG ATAGCTAAGAACAAGCAGTATGATATGCATACAGAAGTCACAAcattaaaacaagaaaggaagcCAGTTTCCAGTAATGAAGAATGGATACTTGGAGGGTGCAGAGCATCTGGTGGATTCAAGAGAGATTTTCTTAAGAAAGGCTTAGAATCAGAGACCTTCCAGAACTTTGATGGTGATCATGCATGTTCGGTTAGGGATGAGGAATTTAAATTCCAAGGGCTCCGGCATACTGTAACTGCCAGGCAGTTGGTTGAAGCTAAGCTTCTGGACATGAAAACAATTGAGCAGCTGCGACTTGGTCTTAAGACTGTTGAAGAAGTTCAGAAAACTCTTAGCAAGTTTTTGACGAAAACCACCTCAATTGCAGGGCTTTATCTAGAATccacaaaagaaaagatttcatttAGTTCAGCAGCCAAGAAAATCATAATAGACAAAATGATAGCATTAGCATTTTTAGAAGCTCAGGCTGCAACAGGTTTTATAATCGATCCCACTTCAGGTCAGACATATTCTGTTGAAGATGCAATCCTTAAAGGAGTTATTGACCCCGAATTCAAAATTAGGCTCCTTGAGGCAGAGAAGGCAGCCCTGGGATATTCACATTCTTCTAAGACGTTGTCAGTGTTTCAAGCTATGGAAAATAGAATGCTTGACCGACAAAAAGGTAAACACATCTTGGAGGCCCAGATTGCCAGTGGGGGTGTCATTGACCCTGTCAGAGGCATCCGCATCCCTCCTGAAGTTGCTTTGCAACAAGGGTTGTTGAATAATGCCATCCTACAATTTTTACATGAGCCATCGAGCAACACCAGAGTTTTCCCTAATCCCAATAATAAGCACGCTCTGTATTACTCAGAATTACTGCAAATGTGTGTGTTCGATGTAGATTGCCAATGCTTTCTGTTCCCCTTTGGGGAGAGGAACATTTCCAACCTCAATGTAGCGAAAACTCATAAGGTTTCTGTAGTAGACACTAAGACAGGAGCAGAGCTGACTGCGTACGAGGCTTTCCAGAGAAACCTAATAGAAAAAAGTACGTATCTTGAGCTCTCAGGGCAGCAATATCAGTGGAGGGAAGCCACATTTTTTGAAGCCTATGGGCATCCTTCTCATATGCTGACTGATGCTAAAACAGGATTGCAGTTTAATATGGATGAGGCTGTAGAGCAGGGAACAGTGGACCAAGCCTTGGTCAAAAAGTATCAGGAAGGCCTCGTCACACTGACCGAACTTGCTGATGCTTTGCTGAGCCGGTTAGTTCCCAAGAAGGATCAGCACAGTCCGATCGCAGGGTACTGGCTGACCACCAGTGGGGAGAGGATCTGCGTCTTAAAGGCCTCCCGTAGAAATTTGATCGATCGGATTACTGGCCTCAGATGCCTGGAAGCCCAAGTCAGCACAGGGGGGATAATTGATCCTCTGACTGGCAAAAGGTACCGGGTGGCTGAAGCTTTGCACAGAGGCCTCGTCGATGAGGGGTTTGCCCAGCAGCTGCGACAGTGTGAATTAGTAATCACGGGGATCGGCCATCCAGTCACAAAAAAAGTGATGTCAGTGATGGAAGCCGTGAATGCAAATATCATAAGTAAGGAAATGGGAATCAGATGTTTGGAGTTTCAGTACTTGACAGGGGGGTTGTTAGAGCCCCAGGGTCACTCCAGGTTGTCAATAGAAGAGGCTCTCCAAGTAGGTATTATAGATGTCTTCCTTGCTACAAAACTCAAAGATCAGAAGTCCTATGTCAGGAATATAATATGTCCCCAGACAAAAAGAAAGTTGACATACAAGGAAGCCTTAGAAAAAGCTGATTTTGATTTCCACACAGGACTTAAACTCTTAGAAGTATCTGAACCATTGACGACAGGAATTTCTAGCCTCTACTATTCTTCATAA